In the candidate division WOR-3 bacterium genome, TGTACCGTCCGGCTCGGATATCAAGGCCAACGTTTTCCTGGCCAACGACGGCCGGATCCTCCTCAACGAGATCACGGTCTCGGAGGACAGCCTGCGCGTGCTGCTTCCGCGCCTCCTTGACCGGAGTGTCGAGCGTCGGGTCGTCATCTCGAACGAGAATCTCGTGCTGTATGATGCCGTCGTCCGCGTGATGGACATGGCCAAGCAGACCGGGGCCAGTGACGTCGCCTGGCTCCGCACCAGGACTGCACCCTGAGCTTGAAAGCTGCCCCCAACCTCGACATTCTGCCGATGGCCTGTGTCGGCCTGATCCTGGTTCTGGTCATGATGATGATATCGCCCATGGTCGTCTCCCACACGCGCACGCCGGTCGACGTGCCTGAGGCCCACACCGGCCAGCGGGAGGTCCAGAATGACATCAGCATCATCCTGACAAAGACCGGGCAGTACCTGTTTGACGACGAACCGGTCGCGACGCTCGAGGAGGTTGGCAGCCTGGTCGCCGCCCAGGTCGCCCGCGACCCCTATGTACTGGTCGTGATCCGGGCCGACAAGCAGTGCTACGGCAACCAGGTGCTCGACGTCCTCTCTGCGGCAAAGAAGGCAGGTGCGGCGCGCATCGTCTGCGCTACGAAGAAACTGACGATCAAGAGCTAGCCATGCCCGACGGAATCGCGCTCCGTAACATCACCATCCCCGAGGATCGTCGGTCCCCGGTGATTTGGATTGCTATCATCCTCTCGGCAGTAGTTCACCTGGGGAGCATGTTCGGCTT is a window encoding:
- a CDS encoding biopolymer transporter ExbD codes for the protein MRRRHEEHRRNDGLIVNSLVDIALALVIGFMVAMPIFFENGIFVSAPGVAQAGGAVPSGSDIKANVFLANDGRILLNEITVSEDSLRVLLPRLLDRSVERRVVISNENLVLYDAVVRVMDMAKQTGASDVAWLRTRTAP
- a CDS encoding biopolymer transporter ExbD yields the protein MKAAPNLDILPMACVGLILVLVMMMISPMVVSHTRTPVDVPEAHTGQREVQNDISIILTKTGQYLFDDEPVATLEEVGSLVAAQVARDPYVLVVIRADKQCYGNQVLDVLSAAKKAGAARIVCATKKLTIKS